Proteins co-encoded in one Epinephelus moara isolate mb chromosome 11, YSFRI_EMoa_1.0, whole genome shotgun sequence genomic window:
- the LOC126397743 gene encoding regulator of G-protein signaling 20 isoform X2 — protein MVTHLTVRSEDETIQRSTFERRTEGTANCEESPKPTLDDARSWSVSFEKVMKSAAGRGCFRQFLRTEFSEENMMFWLACEELKKETNKTVVEEKVRQIYEDFISILSPKEVSLDSRVREVINRNMLEPTSHTFDDAQQQIYTLMQRDSYPRFINSSAYTDLLKSLEEPPPEP, from the exons ATGGTGACACA TTTGACTGTCAGGAGCGAGGACGAGACAATACAGAGGTCCACTTTTGAGCGCAGAACAGAGGGAACCGCTAATTGTGAAGAAAG CCCGAAGCCTACTCTGGATGACGCTCGCTCCTGGTCGGTGTCGTTTGAAAAGGTGATGAAGAGTGCAGCAGGTCGCGGCTGCTTCAGGCAGTTCCTGAGGACAGAGTTCAGCGAGGAGAACATGATGTTCTGGCTCGCCTGCGAGGAGCTGAAAAAGGAGACCAACAAGACTGTGGTGGAGGAGAAGGTCCGCCAAATATACGAGGACTTCATCTCAATCCTTTCCCCTAAAGAG GTCAGTCTGGACTCACGTGTTCGAGAGGTGATAAACCGCAACATGCTGGAGCCGACCTCACACACATTCGACGACGCCCAGCAGCAGATCTACACACTGATGCAGAGAGACTCGTACCCCCGCTTCATAAACTCATCTGCGTACACAGATCTGCTGAAGAGCCTGGAGGAGCCTCCCCCCGAGCCATAG
- the LOC126397743 gene encoding regulator of G-protein signaling 20 isoform X1, whose product MGSEREEMRKRQMQVHQEAAASVLQARHRMGNTPTNASNACCFCWCCCCSCSCLTVRSEDETIQRSTFERRTEGTANCEESPKPTLDDARSWSVSFEKVMKSAAGRGCFRQFLRTEFSEENMMFWLACEELKKETNKTVVEEKVRQIYEDFISILSPKEVSLDSRVREVINRNMLEPTSHTFDDAQQQIYTLMQRDSYPRFINSSAYTDLLKSLEEPPPEP is encoded by the exons ATGGGCTCAGAGCGGGAGGAGATGCGTAAGAGACAGATGCAGGTTCATCAGGAAGCAGCTGCCAGTGTCCTCCAAGCGCGCCACAGAATGGGAAACACCCCCACCAACGCCTCAAACGCCTGCTGCttctgctggtgctgctgctgtagctgctcCTG TTTGACTGTCAGGAGCGAGGACGAGACAATACAGAGGTCCACTTTTGAGCGCAGAACAGAGGGAACCGCTAATTGTGAAGAAAG CCCGAAGCCTACTCTGGATGACGCTCGCTCCTGGTCGGTGTCGTTTGAAAAGGTGATGAAGAGTGCAGCAGGTCGCGGCTGCTTCAGGCAGTTCCTGAGGACAGAGTTCAGCGAGGAGAACATGATGTTCTGGCTCGCCTGCGAGGAGCTGAAAAAGGAGACCAACAAGACTGTGGTGGAGGAGAAGGTCCGCCAAATATACGAGGACTTCATCTCAATCCTTTCCCCTAAAGAG GTCAGTCTGGACTCACGTGTTCGAGAGGTGATAAACCGCAACATGCTGGAGCCGACCTCACACACATTCGACGACGCCCAGCAGCAGATCTACACACTGATGCAGAGAGACTCGTACCCCCGCTTCATAAACTCATCTGCGTACACAGATCTGCTGAAGAGCCTGGAGGAGCCTCCCCCCGAGCCATAG